From Homalodisca vitripennis isolate AUS2020 chromosome 1, UT_GWSS_2.1, whole genome shotgun sequence, the proteins below share one genomic window:
- the LOC124366219 gene encoding uncharacterized protein LOC124366219: MPLFPDSLEELDLIYAEFPFVHVDLEMYINEISSHSEKLAAHGDELRNYSDQLSECSAEYLRYSEELVQFCETLQSHVRHNPHLNMYLVDFQWISAVAQANSEEMNLYSAELALYCEAAADYSAHVLQYKDMLIEYVDCR, from the exons ATGCCGTTGTTTCCAGACTCTCTCGAAGAACTGGATCTCATCTAT GCCGAGTTTCCATTCGTCCACGTTGACTTGGAGATGTACATCAACGAGATCTCCTCACACAGCGAGAAGCTAGCGGCACACGGTGACGAGCTCAGGAACTACAGCGACCAACTGTCAGAGTGCAGCGCAGAGTACCTGCGCTACAGCGAGGAGTTGGTGCAGTTCTGTGAGACGCTGCAGAGCCACGTGAGGCACAATCCGCACCTCAACATGTACCTGGTGGACTTCCAGTGGATTAGCGCTGTAGCACAAGCGAACAGCGAGGAGATGAATCTGTACAGCGCAGAGTTGGCGCTATACTGCGAGGCGGCGGCTGACTACAGCGCACACGTGCTGCAGTACAAGGACATGTTGATCGAATACGTAGACTGTAGATAA